In the Arachis hypogaea cultivar Tifrunner chromosome 20, arahy.Tifrunner.gnm2.J5K5, whole genome shotgun sequence genome, CCGTTCGTTGGATGGGGGAGCGAAGTTGCTATCGACGCCCACGTGCGGCCTGCGCACACGCGTGGGTTGCGTCCCCTTCTTtttattatgcagtatgcagaatgcaaaatgcagatgctgatgcagacattatgaacgaacactaagaaaaatagaataaaataaaactaaggataaaacaaagtaaaataaaactgagactgaaaagaatgatcataccatggtgggttgtctcccacctagcacttttagttaaagtccttaaattggacatttggtaagctccttgtcatggtggcttatgcttgaactcatcctggaatccccaccaatgtttgcaattccaatagcctccgggatcccaaactaggtacataaagccttcgagcaagttaaagcaattgacaaggttccatgagtgttgattgttagaatgaattccgggatcccaaaccttgcttttgcacccgtcttcttgttgatcattagtgttccaaccgGCTGGTAAGCAATCTAAATTCTCACTAAAGTACCCAAacgacttcctagacccattcaatcgagctctacaccaatctttgcacttcaacttggagcGTGCAACCATTTTGAACCTTGCCTgacaactcctaccactaaccatctccctcttactcttaaagccacaaagagctctaacttgaccatccgtttcaagcaaaccatattcaagtgggaaagtaaaggttaaggataagaattttacccacttgaatgttgtattggatggtaatggctttcgGGGAGGTGTTTCCAAttgtcttgcaagctccactcccttgtgctcttctttgaattcttccacctccttgcaagcctTTTCAACTTCAACCGCTTCCTCTTGGTAGccttcttccaatttaatctcttcttcattgcttaccaagggcatgggaggctgttcttctttttctttaatctccatctcttgatcaacctctgcaaagtcttcaaccatgatatgcctcggaggttgtacaccctcctcaacatcaacatcaaacatttTGGAAGGGGGCTCTATGATTGGACTTTcctatggaggttccgcatctcctaagtcttcaatcactaattcttcttcaactattacggcttcctctacttgttccaatacatggtcacgtttctcattgtccattggagtttctagtgtctctttcatgctacgctcttcattagattctccacatgtagctatgggagttccttgagtgtccaaccattgggaggctaattcatttactacctcggttaaggcagccGTCAATTCTAGTACCTTCTTTtccatctcttcttgcccttgaagaagtacaccaagggtttcattcaTTGATTGGgttggatatgagggttcattacttgggaggaagggttcatgataaGAAAGTGGctcatcttgataaggatatggagattgTGTCTattgagatggtggttcttgggagtaattgtgttggaatgggggtaGTTCTAAGTATGGTTCGTATGGTTCATATGGGGTTGGCATGATGGATatggattggggtcatatggaggtgaatggtgaaaaggggcttgtgagtatggtggttcaaagctatgttgaagagggggtcataagcatatggtgggccttgttggtaactacaaggggtccaccatattcatcatcttggtatgcaccctggaatggctcttgaccatagtaatttggtggatgttggttgtcacaaaaaggtgcaccataactattgtcttggtatgcatcatagaatggttgttggttatagcgcattggagggggttgttgccaagagggttaatcaaatccttgtggctccttccatctctgattctTTCAAcgttgatgcctgttctcattatagctacCAAtacttacaacaacattggaaccaaacttaaagccagaggggtgagaattcatagtagcaaaagaaataaaaactaatagaaattaatgaaaataaactcctaaaactataaatactaacaaagaaacaaaaaagcaaatatttacaataaccaataataaggcacacgtttacaattccccggcaatggcaccattaTTGACAAATGGATTtttatcggtaaagaatttcacaaataaattctcgttgcaagtataatttctaaaccaacaagaatcctttcgtacaaaaatttgtttgtcactaaagcagacccaataaaattaataaccgaagtatttaaacctcgggtcgtctctcaaggaattgcagggaggtgtatttattattggttatggaagattatctttttggggtttttgaaaggttgaacagggaaattaaatggcaagaaagtgaATTAAttactagaaaagctcttggcaaggtatgagaactggaaatcctatcctagttatccttatcaattgtgatgagaatcgttcattgctcccacttagttaaccctcaataaataaaggaaagtcaagtggactaatcaatttgattcctcaagtcctagtcaactcctagggaaagactagctttagagggatccaaatcaaccagcaaattccaattatcaatcaacaagggagtcTGATaattcaagtgtcaccaattactcaattcaagctaagaatgtaaaaagctaaattaaaatcatgaatatgaaatacctcaaattgcaataaataaagaaataaaattaaacatgagaattcataaaccaaatagcaacataaagtaatcaataggGGAAATAGATAAAGTAGAATACAAAGACAAATAAAggtagaaaagaaactaaattaaaggaacattaaacctggaattgagaagaaataaacctaacctaagagaaatcctaaatcctaaaacctaagagagaggagagagcctttctctctagaaactacatctaaacctaaattgtgaatgaatgttgtgtaTTGATTCCATGCTTGTCCACTGGCTTTAGTCTGCATTTCTGGGccggaaactgggtccaaactcggcccaaaatcacccccagcgtttctgtgaattctgcagatcgcgcatgtcacgtgtgCGCATCGTttggcgattttccttgtcatgcatacgcgttaggcacgcgcacgcgttgtCATGcaaaactccaatccacgcgcacgtgtctggtacgcgcacgcgtcgctgtaaaTTTCTTCGAATCGCgcacacgcgtgagccatgcgtgcgcgtcgatgctcgctggttatctcattagtttcttttgttccttccgtttcttgcaagcttcctctccatcctctaagccattcctgccctgtaaatcctgaaaacactgaacacatggatcacggcatcgaatggtatgaaaggacattaaaaatacacaaattaaaggcttaggaagcaagttttcaatcatagagcataattaggaaggaattataaaatcatgcaaatagtatgaataagtgagtaaagtgttgataaaaaccactcaaattagcagaagataaaccacaaaatagtggtttatcactactatcgaaggattcgagactgcGAGGTAAAAGAGGGTataaaccaagctttttaatgagattttaacgTCAAAGAAGAttcctgatgagtggagaaaaagcaccttggtacctatctacaagaataaggtgGATCTACAAAGTTctggaaactatagagggatcaagctcatgagtcataccatgaagttttgggaaagagtgataaaacggaggttgagaagagagacacaagtaacagagaaccaatttggatttatgccaggtaGATCTACTACCGAagtgatatacctattaagaaggatgatggagaagtatcgtagtaataaaagggatctacatatggtgtttattgatttggaaaaagcgtatgatagggtgccaagggaggtcttatggaaggttttagaaaagaggggagtaaggatcgcatatattcgtacAATTAAAGGACATGTATGATGGgtccacaactagtgtgaagactcaaggtggtgtgacaaatgaatttcctattggtataggattacatcaGGAATTATCTTTAAGTCCAtatcttttcacattagtcttggaagtactcacatagcacatccaagagcctgtgccatggtgcatattttttgccgatgatattgtCTTTataggagagtcaagggaagacctaaataagttggacttatggagagaagctctagaagtgtatggtctgcacaTAAGCCATAGCAAGATGGAATATatagaatgtaagttcagtctgagaagggaaaccctaatatagaggtgaagattggaaaaaacatcctacgaaaagttaaaatttttaagtatcttgggtgcatcatacaggataatggagagattgaacaggatgtaaatcacaGGATCTAAGCaggttggttaaaatggcggagtgcatctggttttatatgcgacaaaaaagtgcctttaaaacttaaagataaattctatcgcaccgctataagaccggctatgctttatgggaTGGAGTGTTTGGCGGCCAAAGGAAAGCacaaacataagctgagtgtggcagagatgaagttgttgagatggatgagtggtcatacgcgattggataaaataaggaatgaagatataagggagagagttggagtagcacccattgtggaaaagatggttgaatcgtgTCTCAGGTGATTTGGACATTTGAGAAGAAGACAGATAGAACACCCAGTcaagagggtggatgagatggaagatggacaaggggagaaagacagaggaagacctaagaagaccatccatgaggtggtcaaacgagatctacatgtaaacggtttcTCTGTAGACaggatacatgacagagcacaatggcgtcatttgattcatgtagccgaccccacctagtgggacaaggctttgttgttgttgttgttatagcCTTTAATTTCAAACATTTTTAAGTTTTCTGTCTTTTAGTGTtgtctttttagaatttttaaatttcaaaagtttcaaaattaaaattttaaattttcttgttatcttttcaaatcttcatattatctttttctttaaaattcaaaattttatcttatcttattttaaattcaaatttcaatatcttatcttatcttaattcaaaattcaaaatctaaaatttaaaaaaaaattaaaattcaaaattcaaatcttaaattttaaaattcaaatttcaaatttcaaatttcaaaattcaaaattttcaaaaattaatttccaaattttaaaatcaatttttttcaaatgtttcaaatcttatctttccttATCTTTGTTTGACTTATTATTCgataatcatatttattttttagacaaTCATTCACgaaatttatattaaaagtaatatttttattgatataatattatttaattagatACACCATATTACATACtactttacatatatatatatacatatatatatatatatatatatatatatatatatatatgtatgtatgtatatatgtatacaagaaaattgaatatttgtaacaaaaattgtgtcaaatttaaaattattacaaaagatgattttttgtaataataattggtgattgttacaaaagaataatattttgtaacaaccagatcttttttattacaaattatgttaatttttataacGAACTGGTGTTTTGTTTcaaaatattctaatattttgtaacaaaaaaaataaaatagttacaaaacttcaaaattttttgtaacaaaatatctttttgtttcaaaaatcctaattgttttgtaataaaaaattaatttgtcataaAATTCAACAttgtttgtaacaaaaaattaatttgtcacaaaatttaatattgttttaatgttaactaaaaattaaattataaatataaataacaataactaaatataaagggtaaaaaaaactaaaataccaAAAGCCAAAATGTAAAAAGTAATAAagtgaatatttttaattaaattgattgtttatgaatattttgaattcaaattttattgtaaaaaaaagaaaaaaaagatgttgatagatatatttttatatgtttctaaaataatatttggtatcataattacattttaaaattattttaatcttaaaaCTTTGTGAAACTCTTAtactattaatatatattttcattactaaattttttatttttatacatatcCTATTGTTTAACACCTATAATTTCTCGTCCCTCACCTTCACAAAAAATACATAGACACTAAATCTCACTCTTAGCCTTACCTTAACCCTAAACTAACCCCTTCCCTTACCCACACCCACAACTCAACGAAAAAACAAAGCAGAGGGAAAGAAACTAGAGATGGAGATCGAGAAAGTTGAGAGAGGAAATCAGAgcgtgaggaagaagaagaagagagggggaGGGATGGCGCCGTGGGGTTTGCTACCGTGCCACCACGTCCAGCTTGCCGTTACGCCTCACCGCCGTCGCCGTTATCGACAGGAGCACCAAGAGATAAAGAGGGACGAACTCGCGAGGGAGAGAGAGGAGGTTGCACTGCGCACCCGTCAGAGCCCTCGTCGCGCCAGTCACCGCCACTTCCGATGATGGAGCCGTCACCAAAGCCCGTGTCACCGTAGTTATTGCCTATCTCACCGATGAAGCTTCTCTATTTCTATTGCGCTGGTTTGCCGAGAGAGAAGCTCGTGGATGGAGGAAGGCCGACGGAGAGAAGAACGCCGTTGATAGAGGGATGCGTTGTTGTCATGCTTGACGGTCACGGTGATGGAGCCCACGTTGCCGTCACCCAAGGCCGCCGCTCTTACCGCCACTCTATTTGGTTCTGTTTTGAGCTGAGCCGTTCTCTGGGTGGTCACTAACAACAGCTGCCAGCGGCAACCAGCGCCACTGTTACTCCTCAAATTCCGCCTCTCTTCCATTAGGGTTTGCTACTATGATTTTACCTTCGTTTTGTTGTATTGTTGTTTATTGgtcaaattcttgttttaatttcaataGCATGTTTCTATTTTAGCATGGCCATTTTGCTCCTCCTATTTTTCTGCTGGAGTTGTCTTGAGTGTTGAGGATTGTGCCGCTATGGAATCGCTAATATTAAAAAGAAAGGGGATTGTCACCTTTAAATTCTGTGGTTTTGACTAACGGAGGTAGGAGattcattttaaaattaagattttttaatttaagaatgccaaaaagcatgttaagtaattgcaaataatttataaatgcttTGTATGACCAATAATGAGAATTGATGAAGTTAGGAATTGTTAGTGAATGTGAGTATGTTTGAATATGCTGAAATTGATTTTTGGTATTTGATGGTGCTGTAAAGAATTGGGTTCTCAGATGAGCTATATGTGTATTTGTTAATTGTGATTTTGTTAGTGATGATGATATTGTTGTCATTGCTACTAGTTGTATTATGATTGTGAATGAAGATATATTTGGTGTTGCTTGTTGAATTGGAAATATGAATTGAGTTTTATAAATTGATGCTGGGATCTCTAGTTATGTTTATGTCTTGATTTGGTTGTTGACTTGAGAAATTATGAAAGTGAGGGAGCTTGTAAGGGTGGTGAAGTCAAATTGTAAAGGGAGGTTCTGTTCGAGTTCTtgtgaaaatatagaaaaaaatgtcTTTATTTTGGATCAACAGTTGATTCAGTAAATAATGGTACTAATTTCAGATTTAAATTTAGTAATTCATATATGAATGCTCTTACTAATACAGATATCTTACATGTGAAGGTTGAAACCATTCCATGGAAATTAAGTGTGTAAAAGTGAAGTTGTATGCTATTTTTGCATGGCTTTTGATAACTATTTTCACTTTATTGATTCAATGTTAGTATATGCTGTAAAGACTTAAGGTTCAATGATTACTTCTAGTAAAGTTTGATTTTTGATTCGACATTTTGTCTTTCAGAAGCATATGATACGTTTGATCCAAACGAAAATATTACAACCAGATGGGATATTATAAGCTGGACACCAGATGGTTATGTTGTAAGTATATTCTTTTAGAATTATACATGGTTTTGATATGATTTCATTTATTTTTGTTCTGTTAGAAGCTTGATCATGCTAAAACACAATTGAGTCTACTGCAGGCAGTTGTTACATTAAAACATTTCCAGCAATCCGTCACATCTCGGTGCTAGGGTGGTCGCTAGGGTAGACATGGGAAAAGAAAGAGGTAATATGGAGCATGATGGGAGGGCAGACTACCGAACAAGGCAATTGCTCGAAATTCAAGACAACCCCACCATTGTGAAAGCTCAATTGGAAATATAACTGAACTAATCAATATAGACAATAACGTTGTTTTGTTTTAAAACCATTTTAGTTAACGAAGTATGTTTGAATTATCtatgtttttacatattatataaatattgatttgttcaataaaatagttaatatatcaattaattatgaaaaataatttggtaaattatgtatgtaatttgtatttaaaaaaaatggtacaaaataaatattgtggttttgtaactaaagaaaaaatattacaaaattaagttatattttgtaataaaattttatgataggaaaaaatatattatcacaaaaaatattttgaagatcaaaatttgttatcacttttgtaatgaatttcagtttttatatcaaaaaaatttgttacaaaatattactttgaattgtaacagtttcattttttgttacaaaaactttttgtaacgggacatactgcaacaaccctttttttgttacaaattctttttgtttcaaatttcGGTTTTTTGTAACAAATCTTTTTGTAACAAATGATGCTTTTTCTTATagtgtatatatatttatatatacatgCACGAGAATTGtggtaaatttttttgtttaaataaataaaataaatattttaattaatgaaataaataattataaaaattattattgaaattCGTTTTCAAACTTATGTCGTTTACCGTGTAAAAAAAATAAGCATGCACGTATCTCGTTcacaatgtaaacgagataaggcacGTAGGCGTGACTGATATAAGATTAATATGGCTGTAGAATTTCTCAAAGAAATTTTGTGACtgatataccctctaatggcgacagggcgcatataTCCTCTAATGGCGATAGGGCGCATATACCCTCTATTGGTGACAGAGCACATATTCTCTTTAATGATATTAAtgtgcaacagagagactgtgcccggatTAGCTACTGGACATGCTGttttggcttgataaccgacagatgatatcatcagtcatAAGGCAgccatacatcatttgcatatgtttaaattgtttgggttttcctatttgttttggattgctatatcatatatgctatgttacctgattatgtgctacttgttctacttgtactttaattgtgtattacttgcctgtattgcttgtgtttgtacaactgataggtccctcatgctggtgttggTTGACGCTGAGGGCTATTCTTATTGAGATGGAATAATGATATggttaatttaaaatgatgattaCTGAATGTGACAATTTGAGTTCCCTTGGTGgatgcagtgaagtgatttcactacTCCAGGTTGATATTGAGATAATTTGAGTTTCctaggtagacgcagtgaagtgatttcacttgctccaggtaagAATATGAAGtaatgatatagaattgctgtGACAAAGTAACTGGCCACTAGAATTTTGATCGGCAGTACCGGCTGggatctgtctggtactgtagttgagaaaattgattataagtaaataaggttaagaaattaggatttataattagggaaggtagaaatatttgtcGGAGAGTTAGAGAGAGTTAATAAGCATGAAAGATATGATTTAGATTTTGCATTTCCATATGATCGTTGCCtgtttatggattagcgagaacatagggtgaatattggtgaaaggaagttagaatgcttagtgagtttttattgcaatgcattgtatttatttggcacttttaccgtactgggaacccatgggtcgggggttctcattccgtatatatctcttgtttttcaaatacaagttcaggtgctcagaaatgagttgtggttcatctgagagatggcgaagatctttatattctctactttatattttgcttagaatctctccacctttattttgaaaagcttataatatgtattgaactcttttgaacttgcttATAGAGGCCCTTATGTTTTTTTGGGAGAAATTAGGAGATActattgtcaactactttcatactgtaccctagccggcctaaactttgcgggtcgcgactagtgcctatttacttatgttatatgtcTATATACTGTCCTTCTCTTACTCTCTTTCATGTCTTTAGCTCtatatcgctttcgacttcacgctttatcttttagttgtcgaGCTTGAGTGATACGACTtcacgattttatttttactctttttaggcttctcgattaatactccctTCAATCTTACTTATAAACTATGTATTAAAAATCccccttgagagtcgtaccaccttattatcattgacttatgactcgagcataaggatttgaatattagggtgttacagatatcaaatggtaaaaaggtcttagcaagggttgatggttaaggatcactatccttgttactaaccacaacatgataattacaaCGATCACTCCCACTTTGTCATCCCCAAaattagaggaaagtcaagtgagcttaatggatcctagtccataagtcctagccacctcactaattaatttagtgaaagacaagagttaaatggaaataaattatcaatcacttggacattagtaacgcAAGGTCACCAAAGttaccaacccaagccaagaacacaaaaatctactctaaaatccaaccaagcattttatcaaacacttggaaggcataaaataaaagcatagtaaaattgcaagaatataaaatctatggctattaaatgcaagaaaataataataacaactagattaagcaacaataaacataaaacataaattgcaataattgaaattaaaagcaacaaagtgtcataaacataaaggcaacaaaataaaggaaatgacaagtaaaattagAAGAGCAAAGATGTAAGAACAAGAAATAGCAAGAAAActtaatcaaaacaagaattaaagtctAAACCTAGGAGAGATCTACCCTAAATCTaccttaattctagagagaagagagagcttctctctctagaatatgacctaaacctaattgctctcccttgTTCCTTCTTGAGTTTGGCCTCAAATACTTCATAATTGAGTTGGATTTAGGCCTCCATGAGCTTAGAAATGGTCCTCAAtatattcactttaatgaggtcacgtgccacttgtcacgcgtacgcgtaaactGCAGCCATCCTTATCACCCGTACGCGTCGCCTTGACGAGTTTCTTCTTCATGTGTacacgtcggtcacgcgtacgtgtcatcttGAATCGtccaaatccttattttccaTGAATCCTCCatcttgcatgctttcctcttcactttcTTGATCCATTCCTTACCCTTTTAATTCTGAAATCACTGATAAACATATTAAGGCATCGATTGAAatcaaaagtgaattaaatttgactaattaaaggcctaaaaagcatgtttttaacctTTAAGcataattaggagaaattcatgaCACCAtgttattttagtgaataaatgggagaaaagttgacaaaatccactaaattcaatacaaaataaaccataaaattgtggtttattagTGACACTTGTATATCTTGTTTACAGGGAAAACGAGATACCTGTTAAAATAATGcgtttatagtataaacgagatacaGTAAGATAAATTCTCAACTACTATAAAAGGATGTGCAGCCCTTGGCATTCTCCACACACATTCCATATCATTTTCTCAcctatttttctttcaaaaagtaGGCAAAAATATCCAGTAATAGTGGATATGTAGTTGTCTGTGTGCACcccaattgtcgtatgagaaaCAGCTACAATGGGGTGATATTTGGGTGTGAGAATCCGTTACTATTTAGCACTCAGCGCGTAAGTTCATTGTCCAAGTTGAAAAATTTGATATTGAGCAACCTTGATGGCATACGGAGAAGAGAGATCAGAAGGGTGGGGTATGGGTTGCTAACACCATTGGGTAATGGAATTTTTCATCTTCGACTATTTTGGCTCCTTGGCGACGAGCATGTGCGACTCATGTTCGACATCCATGGGAGAATCAAAGCGGAACAAGTGATAGAGCTTTCCACCGAGGTTGGTGATATTGGTGGTAGTGGTTCTATGCACTTGACATTTGTGCAGGATGACCCACTTCTCACACCACCACCAATTCATGTTGCCATACCAGTGGAAGACATGGAGGTGGGGGAGGAAGACTCCGATGAAGAGTACATTACGGATAGCAACAATAGTGATTCCTCtgaggatgatgaggaggaggagtttTTACCGGAGACGCCGGCCAAGACAGCGTTGTGATATGTTTTGCCTCTCCCCCACCCAATTCTGCCGCTATCAGATGTTCTAAGTCACTATCATACATTCAATCTGGATGCCATGCATGAGAAATCTCCATTTTTCAACAcctagaaagaggattacaacctAGACGGTAGGGTTGAGTTTTGGGTCGGCCACAGATTCAAATGCCGAGATGCAATAATGCAAGGCgtgaagaactacagtattcACAGAAGTGCTGAGTACCAAGTGGTCGAATCGGACCGATTAAAGTACCATATGCATTGCCATCAAGCGGTAAATGGATGTCCATAGAGTCTTTGTGTTGCACTTCGATAGAACCTTTGATACTTGTGAGTTCAAGTTTAATTGAGGCGTACTTACTCATTCATGATTGCTATATGTTGAGTAGTTTCCAACCAtggatgttttattttattagggAGGTCCGGAGGGTTGATGGAGCGCATACTTGTCTAGCACCCACCATGTCTCAAGATCATCAGCAGTTGGATAGCAGCCTCATCTACAAGGTCATCCTGCCGTTGATATAGTCTAACCCATCCTTCAGCATCCTTGTTCTGCAAGGTGCAGTTCGGTATAGGTATTACTTCAAAGCCTCCTACAAAAAGGTCTGGATGGTAAAGCCAAAGGTAATTGCACAGATATACGGggattgggaggagtcatacaacAAGGTGCCAAAACTGCTGCAGGCATTGCAAAGCTGTTGTCTTGGAACTATTTGTGACCTCAGGGCCGTACCTTACTACGATGGGCAACTTTTGGTCCGCGACTGTAGCATGTTCGACAAAGTGTTTTGGGCTTTCCCATCTTGTGTTGAGACTTTCAAGCATTGCAATAATACAAGACTAAATATCCAATAATATTTACTAGAATAACATGAGTCATGTTACGTAATGTCATAACAAgttacaaattcaaaagataagaaACACATAAACAATTTTTACCTCGCAACCATAGGATACATAAAAATCCCTCGGTCAGGTGGACACCATTACAAAAATCTTTGGTATATCGAGGACACCAACAGCAGAGTGCAGTCGGTGATGTCTGTGCTACCTCGGTGTGCTGCAGTGCATAGCGAGTGGTATGTCTAGGAATGCACTGCCGAGCCCCAAGACAATGCACGGCATCGCCTGAAGTCCAGCAGTAGTGGCACCCAACGCAGATTGACAGTTGTTTGACTTGTCTGTCATTAGGTAGCCTCTGATCAGTAACAAGAAGTAACACCTCTGTAACACcccgttaccctaagccttaccacTAGCCATAAAGCAAAGGATAAAAAAGTGTCAA is a window encoding:
- the LOC112785890 gene encoding uncharacterized protein, which codes for MQGVKNYSIHRSAEYQVVESDRLKYHMHCHQASNPSFSILVLQGAVRYRYYFKASYKKVWMVKPKVIAQIYGDWEESYNKVPKLLQALQSCCLGTICDLRAVPYYDGQLLVRDCSMFDKVFWAFPSCVETFKHCNNTRLNIQ